The following proteins are encoded in a genomic region of Pseudorca crassidens isolate mPseCra1 chromosome 1, mPseCra1.hap1, whole genome shotgun sequence:
- the PIERCE2 gene encoding piercer of microtubule wall 2 protein isoform X1 has protein sequence MDSHQSGPRRALSQPSGGRRVRPLGCRLPHTPGTPLASATQGTEAAGTPDRLRHGGCRLAFRGGHPGGRQYRAPRVKPSFSGNPATASTRRLSQDPDSRPGLPSWGPNSPRAVPEGAAPPPPDGVSCRGGDGHSSESSDASHKNNNLLAGDRSRKAEGGGAPRRMPGLVVPPAPYTGRRRREELRLPKRSAVRRRQAAGSWAPRP, from the coding sequence ATGGATTCTCATCAATCAGGACCGAGGAGAGCCTTAAGCCAGCCCAGCGGAGGAAGGCGGGTGCGTCCCCTGGGCTGTCGGCTCCCCCACACTCCCGGCACACCGCTCGCGTCTGCAACGCAGGGAACCGAGGCTGCAGGAACACCGGACCGGCTCCGCCACGGGGGATGCAGACTCGCCTTCCGAGGAGGCCACCCAGGCGGCCGCCAATACCGAGCGCCTAGGGTCAAGCCCTCCTTCAGCGGAAACCCCGCGACCGCCTCCACCAGGCGGCTAAGCCAGGACCCCGACAGTCGGCCGGGACTCCCCTCCTGGGGTCCAAACTCGCCCAGGGCCGTACCTGAAGGAGCAGCGCCACCTCCGCCCGACGGCGTTAGCTGTCGCGGCGGCGACGGTCACAGCTCCGAGAGCAGTGACGCCTCTCATAAAAACAACAACCTGCTCGCAGGCGACCGCAGCCGAAAGGCGGAGGGCGGCGGGGCGCCGCGGCGCATGCCGGGACTCGTAGTCCCGCCCGCGCCTTATaccgggcggcggcggagggaaGAACTACGACTCCCGAAGAGGAGCGCAGTCCGCCGCCGGCAGGCTGCCGGAAGCTGGGCCCCGCGGCCGTGA
- the PIERCE2 gene encoding piercer of microtubule wall 2 protein isoform X2, with translation MTEGDWDKKITSASNSETEMKPEQLPPCVNPGNPVFSCMLDPKTLHTATSLSKPKMIMYKTNSSNYGEFLTMPQFFPCYYTPKDQVFSSNIRATGFYQNNTLNTAPDRTRTLDFPNFQHTL, from the exons ATGACCGAGGGCGACTGG GATAAGAAAATTACTTCAGCTTCaaattcagaaacagaaatgaaacctGAACAACTGCCTCCTTGTGTGAACCCTGGCAATCCTGTGTTTTCATGTATGTTGGACCCAAAGACACTCCATACAGCTACCTCACTATCAAAACCTAAAATGATTATGTATAAAACCAATTCAAGTAATTATGGTGAATTTTTAACCATGCCACAGTTTTTCCCCTGCTATTATACTCCAAAGGACCAAGTATTTTCAAGCAATATCAGAGCTACTGGATTTTATCAAAATAACACTCTAAACACTGCACCTGACAGAACAAGAACCCTTGATTTTCCGAATTTTCAACACACTCTATGA